From Girardinichthys multiradiatus isolate DD_20200921_A chromosome 13, DD_fGirMul_XY1, whole genome shotgun sequence:
ggtcgtatttgtaggccgattacgtcacagcgcgtcaacgaaggctgtcccaattcatgaatcattccgagcaaatgctgccgacaaatgtgtccttattttgcccgatttgaaggatgcgttgtgagtatccttcgcggcccatcatttcccatcattcattgcgggtcgaagcggattggtcaagcaggggaagccatggcggaccatagcaacaaaagctgtgagtaaattgtggaaaattacactttctgtgacacaaattaacttctacaatgttttttagtgcgggaatataactatgtagacgtgaaatatctgcttgatttatctagacatcgcttaatttcaaatgtgctccgacgtgttcggagttttccgttcccggcgtagtaaccggctcgcctcgccagtcctaccggcggtgaggtgagctagccccggtagagatctgaccggactatcggcactaagctcccgctggcagtcatcacagtgaacgtttaacacaagtgatttctaacagtttatgttattattttaattgttactgaaaatcgatttaatatttcaggtgatattaaggttaaccagaataaatggacagttttatgtaatccaactgtatcgctggagagtgtgattgagaataaataagctttacaatattacattttaatgaagaaatgtgctatatgttttaaaagtcagtcagtcagtcatgttttaaaagtttatttataattcagttagcattataatttctgattccaaataaacccgacgaggaataaacctccaaatgtaaatgaatctcagtaaagaagttaaaagtttgaaagagcttgttttagacatttgcatagaaatattttcttcaaattaagacaaatgtaaaattaaaaaatactttttttttacactgatattaagtaagatgtttttttttgttggtattttcatatttgttttaggtacaaagcagcagacgggTCCGTTTATTAAGGTCAGGgctgagaaccaccacctttttactggagctaaaaactcagccaccgtggcttggaggtacaataactacattctttacagtcagtttctgtccagtttcaataactcctatctttctaactttcataaatattcatacagtgattaacatacttcttctggttcaggacaattctggagaagatggaccaacaggggaaggtcacccctttgcaggacaaaacaatgtgggacaatttgaaaaaaaaaaatgaatttagattatgtttagaagttctcatgtcacacacaaataaaaaaatatttctaaaagtcttgttggtttctctgtttagtcaactctttttttattccatctaactttaggattgtaagtatccagggtcaggagagggagtgaaaagcccactgctgctacttggacctggtttgtctttatggatgagatgttgggacagaggtcttccacaacacctcctgtcctgattgcctccatccctgaggacactccagggccaagcagaGCGGTggacaaccagatggagaaggaagacagtgagccagcaggaaggggtcagaaaagaaagagggacagagatgatggagatgatcagggaggacatgaggctacagagaatggacagactgttttccaaagaatggcaccaaaataagatgctataaaagaaataaataaatgtgttttgttcagattgtttcttaaagttttaaggtcttctaataaatttcaaaattgtttttgtcactaatgttatttccatttgatctaacaatacatcaacttcatttaaagttataaacagaatttattatgaaaaatacaaacagcattttaaacagaatgggggaagaaaacattcaaacagatcaggATTATAAGtcaaaatgcataaaataaaactatgtacaagtatttataatggagacagcaggatcaacctgagtgaccagttcctggaaaaacctcttgaacagaacaaaaaggcagatgtctttctgaacagaaagtctctgacgatgtggctaaatctttcacaaggtcagagacatggatggatgctgcaactgagacctttggttagtctttctggatggtgagcgaagcatcacacaggtggtctgtaGATGTTTATGATGtctctctccgctgtccacgtcatcgtccatcaagtgggtttaaagggctggctgaattgacggctgccacatcactaagaggtaataggaaaaatgcagaattagaagatggtgctcacaaaatattacaattagttatacccctcaaacattaatcacatctataatattatacttggctgcatacagtagtcatgttctggtggtacctcctccagggcagacacctcagctgaaagctggtcccgcCAGAGAGCACCGCTGACTGTctcagtcctgacctcaacctcatcctcttctacagcctcctctgggtcatcctctggggccatgacatccccagcaccaaggcagatgttgtggaggatggtgcatgctgttatgacctgaaaactatttaaaagagggtgcatatatgtgtatatattatgtataatgtatatataaaatggatctaggtcaaaacttacgtgaggtacaaaggtgtcgtgcacctccagcgcttgcaggaagatggccctgaatctggttttcatcattccaaaaacacgctctattatagagctgttaaagcgctgggctcccacaccttgtcttgtcctcttctagggagtgatgagggggagaggatattggaggcatgggtatcCTCCATCaccaaggataaaatgccctggaggaggataaactgtacagtgggctgtggcggagcaccctagagtcatgcactgacccaggccagcccacctacgtgtcaataaaatggctctcagaaactgccagcaggattatggaagggaagagtttcctgttcctgtagcactgaccatcagggctgcttggacacctgaagtggatatggcagccgtcaattgcacccacagctttaagaaaaactctgtgacgtccagccctgcaaactcacgggacactgccttaagtcctcaggggtctttagaaggtagatgacctggtgacgaatagccaccatctcctctgtaactctgtggacgatgcgatggacagtagagcgaggcatcccaaacactctgcagaccactctgtaggatgtgccacttgccatcatgaaaagaaaaaccaaggtctcaatagtagcacccatccatgttgcctatcctggtgcaaaagattaagccagagactccctgctcagctgaaaatcaggcctggtgtcctcctggttgaagaagcgtttcaggactgggacactcaggttgatcctgcagtaaagaggtctggtctagaaaagggaagaatggagatggaaaaacacattatttttaaggcatgcttctggatattataagtgatcaaagcaagaagatactaatacaccaaaaacactgcattattatataattatctaagaacagccagaggggatcaaatactttataattcccatctatcttaaaattgaaagttgttgtttataatatatatatatatatatagatataaaatatgtcaacatacattagccataaagttgctatctctttgtttattggctagttaaatcaaacatcttttttacctgaacatgattgtctctgtattgtacctggaatcagaaattataatgctaactgaattataaataaacttttaaaacatatagcacatttcttcattaaaaatttatattgtaaagcttatttattctcaatcacactctccagcgatacagttggattacataaaactgtccatttattctggttaaccttaatatcacctgaaatattaaatcgattttcagtaacaattaaaataataacataaactgttagaaatcacttgtgttaaacgttcactgtgatgactgccagcgggagcttagtgccgatagtccggtcagatctctaccggggctagctcacctcaccgccggtaggactggcgaggcgagccggttactacgccgggaacggaaaactccgaacacgtcggagcacatttgaaattaagcgatatcttgataaatcaagcagatatttcacgtctacatagttatattcccgcactaaaaacattgtagaagttaatttgtgtcacagaaagtgtaattttccacaatttactcacagcttttgttgctatggtccgccatggcttcccctgcttgaccaatccgcttcgactcgcaatgaatgatgggaaatgatgagccgcgaaggatactcacgatccatccttcaaatcgggcaaaataaggacacatttgtcggcagcatttgctcggaatgattcatgaattgggacagccttcgttgacgcgctgtgacgtaatcggcctacaaatacgaccttcgaaggatgcagccctgaggctgacttccgggtcagcctcggcgttggtacattccctttccggttgattttctgaaatgtaaatttgttttctgaaatgtaaatttgttttctgaaatgtaaatttgtttcggtacttgtaaaagtgttttgcaccccacggccaccGTAAACGGGTGATGATGACACCAACGACAAACTGAATGATTTTACACCGGAGGAGCCAACGAATAAAGGCTcgttttgtgtttaattgttgaATCCTGTCTGTATTTTTCATGTTGATGGAAGGATTTTGCTGCTTCTGAATGAATGTTGGAACCTCTGCTGGTACACCACAGGTCTTTCTTCTGGAGCTCTGCTAAGCTCCATGGTGGATCAGTGTGTTAGCAGGCTGTGCTGAGCTTTGCACGCTCTGTTCACCCTGACAGACCTTGGTGAGGCTGGTCTGGtgcagctcctcctcctgctgcaccTTAACCTCCTTCAGTCTGGTTTCAGTAGATCTCTTCagctgtagcacagcagaggAGCAGTTTCCCTTTAAGAGGCTTAGTGGGTGGAGATTTTGACTTTTTGTGAACTTCGGCTCTTGCTTTCGATTTCGTGTGTATTTAGTCAGCTGTCACTTGTAGTAATGTAGCTCCTCAGAAACTTCAAGGATGCATGTGTTTAAGTACTCTACATTGGACTGTTTCTTCACCTCAGCAGGTCTGCCCCTGTTTCTGTTGGATATTGTTCTGGACGTCTTGGCTGCAGTGAACTTTTACCAGGAGGAGGCCTACCTGTGCCTCACCGTGCTGCTGGTGCTTCTCATTGGCTCCTCTGTGCTCACCCAGCTCTACAGCTGGTTCTGGTACAGCTACGATGAATTTGACACGAGTACCAAGGTGGAGGGCTTCCTGAAGCCCAGCCTTGGGATGCTACATATGTTCCAGCTGGGGATCTATGTCAGGTGTGTCCAAAGTTCCTCCAACTCTAATTTCAGCTGTTCTTTCAACAGGACTTTGGTTTCATTAATTTCTCCAATCAGAGGTTGAATCTGGGTTTATCTTTGGTGCCAGTTTAtgcaaaatgtttccttttacaGGAAACAGCAGCTGGAGTCCTGCTCCGGTAAAAACGTAGGAGATGAAGAACAGATGAGGAGAAGCTAGTGAAAAACCGGCCTGAGAATATCTAGAAACATCTAcagggattttcacacacaaaaTACCTTTTAGTTTATTCTATTTATTCCTTCATGGAACAGCATAGAACTTATTAAAAATGACCAATTATTATCTGTttcattatataaaaataaaacaaaaatacagaaacatcaaaatgatTCCGACAGATTTATTTAAGTAAGAAGTTTATTTCTGATGGAAACGAGACCAGCGTCCCTCAAAACCAAAACGTTACAGGATGATCATTCCTCCGTTTTTAGTTAGGTTTTATGATGATCCTCAATAATTGCAAAAAGCAATTGAGCTCTTCTTCCAACAGCCAAGCAGTTTCTTCAGGTTTCTTCTGGGGTTCTGGTGTTCGAGGCTGGAAGGCCTCCTTACCATCGCCCTAATCTTTAGCACCCTGCACCGATTCTCGATGAGATTCTAGTCAGGACTTGGACTGGGTCGCTTCAGCCCGTTAATATtagttccagtcagaagaaacatgttggtgacTTACTTTAGACCTAAACCtgtcaggggtgtgaatactttatgGCTTGACTGTGGGTAATTCACAGGCTCTTATTTAGCTTCATTCCTCCTTATCTCAGTTTGTTCAGACCTTTTCTGGGTGGTGGCTTCTGATGTTATCACCCAGGGTTAATCACATGTTATTGTAACatgtgctcacacacacacacacacacacacacacacacacacacacagcctatCAGGCGTTTTCTGTCAGCAGCTGTTGCATCATGTGGGAAATCTCTGCAGCCTGTTAGAGGAAACATCAGGGATGATAAGTCATGTCTCGGGGTCTAGCGTTCAGAAGCTGTTTGTGAATGAATGCCTCCTCAGAAGAGTGTCATTAATAGGGtcttactggttttattccagaCATGCAGCTGTCTTGGAGACTTCCTTTAACAGCCGCTGCTCAGACACCAGCGATGCAGGAGACCTGGCCGTTTACCTGAACCACGACCTGAGCCTGCTGCGGATCATGGAGACCTTCTCGGAGAGTGCTCCTCAGATCATCCTGATGCTCACAGTCATCCTGCAGGAGGGAAAGCTGGATCCCGTCACAGGTTCACATTTCTTCTAATTTTCACCATCAGCAGTAGAAATCGGTCTCAGGCCTGTAAATCGACCGCTGTGATTCTAAGATAAAGCTTGTAATTGTATTCATTGAAGCTCAGAGTTCAACTCTTGCTCTGAAGAGTAGAGGTCAGCTTTGTTTTGTAATCATAatcaaaacctgttagaggaaAAATAAGGAATACCTTTAACTGACTGGTTGCTGAAGCTCGGAGCAGAGCTCATGCTCCTGCACACTGAGAGAAGTCAGCTGACGTTTCAGATGATCCGTACGGTTCTGGTCGCCTCCCTTTTAGGTTTTCTGTGAAGGTCCTACTGGAAGGAGATGCTGGGTCAGACCCAGAACTTGCTGGAAGGTCATCTGGCTGTAGGGTCCCCCAGAGTGAGCTGGAAAGTGTCACTGGGGagaaggatgtctgggtttccctcctggatCTGCTGCCCAGCTCTGAATAAATATGGAAAAGACGTATAATTCCAAACTTTCTCTCTGTCCCACTATTTAGATGTTCCAGcagtctgtccatccgtccCTGAACATTCATATGGATCTGTTGTATTTCTGCTCTACCTGTGGGATAAAAAGGACTGAGAACGTTGACATTTTAAGCCTGAAAGGATCTAAAGTTTGGTCATGAGAAATGAACCCTTTGCTTCGCTGCATGCTACATGAGGTTGGTCTGTTGGTGCAGCTTTAGGGTGTGATGATCTCTGAACGTTCTCCTGTCGTCTCTCTTCCTCCTCAGTGCTGAAGACTATCGCCTCACTGTCGGCCGTCGCCTTCTGCGTGACCACGTACCATCGCTGCCTGCGCTCCTTCCTGCCAGAGAAGGAGAAGCAGCCAATCATGTCATCGatcatcttcttcttctggaaCCTGCTCCTCCTGTCGTCTCGCGTCGTCGCCCTTGCCCTCTTTGCGTCTGTGGAGCCCTGCTTCATCTTCACCCACTTCTTCTGCTCCTGGTTGCTGCTGTTCTTCTTCGCCTGGCGCTCCAAGACAACATTCATGGACAGTGCTGGGGGAGAGTGGCTGTACCGGGCCACCGTGGGCCTCATCTGGTACTTTAACTGGTTCAACGTGGTGGATGGGAAGACCAGGAAGTGGACAATAGTGTACCACACCTACATCCTGGTGGATATCTCCGTCCTCTGTGGAGTGTGGTACTGGAAGATGAGTTCGGATTTTCTTCCTCACATTGAAATGTCATGTTTGCAGGCGGCCATCATTAGCGGCGCTGTGGTCTCAGTTTATGTGGTCGGGTTGGTTTGTAAGATCATTTATTATCGGTTCTTCCATCCAAAGTTGTACAAAGAAGAGCTGATAGGAGACACGATGAATGAGCAGCAGAGAGATGAAGTGGACTCTGGTCTCAGAGGAGCTGTTGCGTTTCGTGGAATGAACCAGATGCCCAGTGAGCCAGGCCCACGAGCTCATTGCAACAAGAGGATGAAGAAGCTGGCTGAGAACTTTTACTCGAAATCAGCTGATGGTGCTGAAGCCTGAATCCTGCTGCACCAGGACCTGAAGGAACCAGACTTTATTTACCTTGCTCCTCCTGAATCCAAGCTGCTCCTCGGGTCCAGATGAAATACTTGCCTCCTCTCTGCTCctttaaatccaattgaaagaatgtaaaaatgttaaatgctgCCTCTTTAACTCTGGTCTATCAGGTTCTGGCTGGAAGCAGCCTTCATTTTCCTCAGGATCTGGGCCTACTTCAGAGCGCTGTGTAGGTCTTCTCCAGAACATCCCACAGAGTCTCAGTGGGATAAAACCCTGGAGCGAGCAGGATGTCTGGTGCTTCCTGAACATCTCTGATCCTGCTGCTCAGGGTTCTGATGCTGCATTCATTTCAGACTTCCAGGTTCTCTCTCACCGAAGTagtttagaaatatttatttgaaccaCAATTCCTGCATCAAGACACCTACCTCCAGTATTCCAGGCTTTATGTGTTTGACCCGATTGGTTCCGACATGCCACAGCTGTTTAAAAGATCGACTCTTTTCCAAAGAAGAGCGCAGGGTTCCCAGCAGCATTCCTGGCAGAATTTCCAGGCAGTCTTAGAAACATGGAaaacataaatacttttttggtcatttttccaGGTGTGGATAATTTTGAAGCTGTAATGTTAAATGGTTTCATTTCCAGTGTTTCTTCCTGTTccagttgaatgaaaataaatttctcTTGAAACTTTGTTTATATCCAAGATGGACATGAAGCTCCTGAGATATCCTGAAGTTTAGCTTCGTCTGTCACCTCCAGCCTCTGCTGTAATGTTCACACGGACACTCATCCAGACTTACAGCAACCAGtcatttcaagtattattattattaatagatTAATATGAAGGAGGCAGAAGTAGAGATGCAGGTGTTTCCTGGCGATTGCTGATTCCCAGTTTTCTTTGAGCTGTGAGGTACTTTGGACTTATTTAACGATCATTTTAATTTACGTATTTCATTTTTCTAAGGTCTATTGGTGCCTTCTTTGTATTCGGAAGGTAAATATTCCAAGTCCAAGGTGGATGttagggctgcatgatatcaGGAAAGTATTTAACTTCAATACAATTCCTGAAAATAGCGATAAGAATTCAACCAATTTTCTTACCACTTCATAATGTTCCCACCAAGCTCCATGAGATTCAGCATCACAGCCACTAAACAGATACCTTCAGTGTGAGCCCTGAGAGCAGAATGCATGAAACTTGAAATACGTTTTCCCAAACGTTGCATCCCAGCAGCTCTTTGCTATGGTGCCGCTCAGTATATTGGGCTCTATGAAAAATACAGCGTTGAGCAAAGTCAGACTGAAAAGTTGGAGGTTGCTGAGGAGTTCAGTGTCTCTTatgtctgctgggaacatccaAAATGGTGAAAGTTGTCGAAATAATCTAATTGTGACAGTCTGAATCTCATTAGACCAGCAGCAAGCAGTCCTGAACAAACACCGCTTATAAACATGTTCCTTTAGTGTCGGAGTTCATAAAATGGAGAGAAATGCGTTGTCTTAACTGAAAGCACCACAACAATCTTCAAATCCCACCAGTCCTCTCTGGTTTAAAACTACTCCCAGATCCCAAAAGAATCCAccacctaaaaataaaaaaggaaaactgctgcaggcTCTTCCTTAGAGGAGGTAGTTTTAGAACCTTCTGTTCAGAACCTTTAACCAATGTTCTAGTAAACTCCAGACGCTCCATCAACGCCCAGGCTGTTTGTTCATGTCTATAAGACAAGATTAGCTTTGGTTAGATTTTCCAGGATTTAAGCTTCCGATCACGGATCAGAGCTGATCGAGGAAAAATAGGCCGGTTCTGATCTCTGGGCGATTGATTGGTGAATATCTTCTGCACTGAAGGGTTACTTAAGGTGGACCTGGTGTTGCTCTCTGTGTTTTCTGGTCAAAAACAAttactgttattattattatgcaagAATTTGGAAAATTAAGGACACTCCTGCTGAGATTGAAGATCTTATGTTCACCCCTGGAATATAAAACTAGTTCAAAAACATTGACTGGTGACATTTTTACCTCAACATCTAAACACATTCCAGATCAACATTTGAGTTTGGAAAAATGTGGAATATTGAGGTGAAAACAGTGGAAAAACCCTGAGAGCTTCTTAATCCAGGAGGTGACGTTTGATTATCTCTTGGGAACATCTCTGCTTGTTCTAAAGAACTCAGAGCTGCTCTGGTTTAGACTGTTGTCAGGTCAATCCACCTTCAGTCAGGTCCAAAGGTTCCCAGTGCCTTAAAGTCCCGGCTGCAGAGCCGTCCTTCCCGTTCAAACTAGTTTGAGTTCCTGGTTCTCCATTTATTTTGGGCTTTTTCTTAttctacatatttttttatgtagaaCATTTTTATAGAAGCTCCTGTAAGAATCAAATCATTTCTGGagttttggtttgtttctgTTCGGCCCACCTTTACAACCTCAGCAGCTGAGGTCCAGGATGAAACCGACTGACTGCTGATGAAGAAGGCTCCAGCATGGCCGTGGCCTTCACTTACAAGTTCTGCAAATTACAGAATAAAAACCTCAGAACCTGGTCATGTCAGCTGTGCTGATGTCTGACACCAGGACACAGAACCCGCTTTTAACAAAGAACCAGCAGAGGAGAAAGACGTAGGTACCAGAAAACcaacaaatgaaaaaagtaGCTTCTATCCACTCATCATGGAGATGAACATCAGATTTATTTTAGGCTTctaattgtgtgaatgctgaaggcatTCACAGTATagagatcctgtttctctttattattatgtatatctaacactttttttggcacctatctcctccttcatactttgtgctatttcagccattcaacttttaaaatgttcagctcatttaggacattacggctatgacttttggtattaatactttttatactttttaaaatattcagtttttgtgCCGATTTGTGGCCCATTGAAGTGAATGAAAAATCATAACAATTCcgcaaaattcagctaaaaccTTGTGCTTTTTCACAGCTTACaacttctgcatactttcagctagaaaaaccattcaacttttaaaatgttcacaagacattaagctatcttcaaatgattcagctttttgatatctattacggttcttctacaattgCGATTCAAATTGTAGGCAAGATTTttgacgtttttcattttataatgtaatcctatggtggaattcgtcagttggtagagtgtacactctaggtttttgaataacctgagaaagaacaaacaaactctcctcacttGCTCAATTTTTACTCTACTGGCACAAAATAGGTATCAACATGTAGCATGCTCTTTTgcgattcagaaaatgtcaccctcattaatGTAGGACTAACAGATTTCATGCAAGACGCCCGggagcaacgcaaagtcaacacagcctgaatggaaaacctataggaatttcagaaaaaatcagagcaaaaaatccttaaactcacatgttttTGAATCGCCGCCGCTCCTAAACCGTTCAAGTTAGAGACATGAGCTTTGCACCAattaatcttcagaccttgctggcactcacagtgaaggaattattttgatacattttatcattttgtcataaaaaaggtttgtttaggagtaccaaaactgtccttcccaaaatcgcatgaaatttcaaaattatccacttttctacactgtcacatctcctacactgatttatgtagacacatgaaaatatccaggattgttcacccgtccctgctgatacctacggtccaaaaTTATTTGGATCGTTTTctcgtgaagtaggtttgtttgagagagaaaaattcaccttcactctggttaaaaatggtcaaaattatccactttttcacagggtcacacctcccagtcagatttttgtagaaaattgagaagctccatgattgttcaccaGGGCCTGCTGATTAATACAGTGCATGAATCACATTGATAGCGCTTATAGTTTCCGAGGTATTAGACGTTGTTCGAAAGCATGTTcgggcatttttgtgtttttctccatttttccctttttttcacctagtgttgtgcctttattattataatttcaacaaaaatgtgttaatattcttGTTCCCttgtccgttctgagaaaaacggtccaagaataacgtcgatagccctt
This genomic window contains:
- the LOC124879755 gene encoding XK-related protein 8-like isoform X2, translating into MHVFKYSTLDCFFTSAGLPLFLLDIVLDVLAAVNFYQEEAYLCLTVLLVLLIGSSVLTQLYSWFWYSYDEFDTSTKVEGFLKPSLGMLHMFQLGIYVRHAAVLETSFNSRCSDTSDAGDLAVYLNHDLSLLRIMETFSESAPQIILMLTVILQEGKLDPVTVLKTIASLSAVAFCVTTYHRCLRSFLPEKEKQPIMSSIIFFFWNLLLLSSRVVALALFASVEPCFIFTHFFCSWLLLFFFAWRSKTTFMDSAGGEWLYRATVGLIWYFNWFNVVDGKTRKWTIVYHTYILVDISVLCGVWYWKMSSDFLPHIEMSCLQAAIISGAVVSVYVVGLVCKIIYYRFFHPKLYKEELIGDTMNEQQRDEVDSGLRGAVAFRGMNQMPSEPGPRAHCNKRMKKLAENFYSKSADGAEA